One genomic region from Acidimicrobiales bacterium encodes:
- a CDS encoding zinc-dependent metalloprotease, protein MTDDGPVGGNPFDGIPLFKDLAGMFQQAGSLNYDIARQTSLWVATGGKSEPNVDPVQRMRYEELFTIAALHVGEATGLVIEAAAAAVQIATRAEWAATALDAYKPILERLAESVSNAQAPDASDELDEMAGFLGGLGKMMSPVLIGMQAGVMVGQLAQRGLGPYDLPLPRPAGARVQILPANIDAFAEEWNLPIDDLRLWVLVEELAYHVILSAEPVRARVNQLVAEYVGGFNVDSSGIEDHLGEIDPTDAASLERILGNPEVLLGAIQTDAQRATLSQLTAAIAAILGVVDHVMDVVGPRITGQPAVLSEALRRRRMGKDEDQKFAERMLGLSLGPETHSRGEKFVEGVIERADPDALAQLWTKKNGLPTPAEIDAPGLWLARLEFED, encoded by the coding sequence ATGACAGACGACGGTCCAGTCGGGGGGAACCCGTTCGACGGCATCCCCCTGTTCAAGGACCTCGCCGGCATGTTCCAACAGGCGGGAAGCCTCAATTACGACATTGCTCGCCAGACGAGTTTGTGGGTGGCGACGGGTGGCAAGAGCGAGCCCAACGTCGATCCGGTGCAGCGCATGCGCTACGAGGAGTTGTTCACCATCGCGGCGTTGCACGTCGGTGAGGCGACCGGTCTCGTTATCGAAGCGGCCGCCGCCGCCGTGCAGATCGCCACGCGCGCCGAGTGGGCGGCCACCGCCCTCGACGCCTACAAGCCGATCCTCGAACGGCTGGCCGAATCGGTCAGCAACGCCCAGGCGCCGGACGCGTCTGACGAGCTCGACGAGATGGCCGGCTTCCTCGGTGGCCTCGGCAAGATGATGAGCCCAGTGCTCATCGGCATGCAGGCCGGGGTGATGGTCGGCCAACTGGCCCAGCGCGGCCTCGGCCCGTACGACCTGCCGCTCCCGCGCCCCGCCGGCGCCCGCGTGCAGATCCTGCCCGCCAACATCGACGCCTTCGCCGAGGAATGGAACCTGCCGATCGACGACCTGCGTCTGTGGGTCCTCGTCGAAGAGTTGGCCTACCACGTGATCCTTTCGGCCGAGCCGGTGCGGGCACGCGTCAACCAACTCGTCGCCGAATACGTCGGCGGGTTCAACGTCGACTCGTCGGGCATCGAGGACCACCTCGGCGAGATCGATCCGACCGACGCAGCATCGCTCGAACGCATCCTCGGCAATCCCGAAGTCCTCCTCGGCGCCATCCAGACCGACGCGCAGCGCGCCACGCTTTCGCAGTTGACCGCCGCGATCGCCGCCATCCTGGGTGTCGTCGATCACGTGATGGACGTCGTCGGCCCGCGCATCACGGGCCAGCCGGCGGTGCTGTCCGAAGCGCTGCGGCGCCGCCGAATGGGCAAGGACGAGGACCAGAAATTCGCCGAGCGCATGCTCGGGTTGTCGCTCGGCCCCGAGACGCACAGCCGCGGCGAGAAATTCGTCGAGGGCGTTATCGAGCGCGCCGATCCCGACGCGCTCGCGCAACTGTGGACGAAGAAGAACGGCCTGCCGACTCCGGCCGAGATCGACGCGCCCGGCCTGTGGCTCGCCCGCCTCGAATTCGAAGATTGA
- a CDS encoding rod shape-determining protein, which produces MARDLAIDLGTANTLVYAKGVGIVLNEPSVIALNSRTQEVLAMGREAWQMIGRTPGYIVAVRPLRQGAITDFDITQRMIRLLLQRAGVSRFNRPRVLICVPSAITEVEKRAVEEAARRAGAAAAFLIEQPMAAAIGAGLPIHEPLGNMVVDVGGGTSETAVISLGGVVALNAVRVGSFDIDASIQSYVRREFGIAIGERTAEEIKMSVGNAFPEVEGLPPGVEVSGRDLMSGLPKTVILTPEVVREAIEENVKAMTESVLQCLAQAPPELAQDLIEQGIHLVGGGGMLHGLDKRIAVEAQIPVHLVDAPLECVVLGAGKCLESFESLRVMFMGADR; this is translated from the coding sequence CTGGCTAGAGACCTCGCCATCGATCTCGGTACGGCCAACACCCTCGTATACGCGAAGGGTGTCGGCATCGTGCTGAACGAACCGAGCGTGATCGCCCTCAACAGCCGCACCCAGGAGGTGCTGGCGATGGGACGCGAGGCCTGGCAGATGATCGGGCGCACGCCCGGCTACATCGTCGCGGTCCGGCCGCTGCGCCAAGGCGCCATCACCGACTTCGACATCACCCAGCGCATGATCCGCCTCCTGTTGCAGCGCGCCGGCGTGTCGCGGTTCAACCGGCCGCGGGTGTTGATCTGCGTGCCGTCGGCCATCACCGAAGTCGAAAAGCGCGCCGTCGAGGAAGCGGCGCGCCGCGCCGGCGCCGCCGCCGCGTTCCTGATCGAACAACCGATGGCAGCGGCGATCGGCGCCGGCCTCCCGATCCACGAGCCGCTGGGCAACATGGTCGTCGACGTCGGCGGTGGTACGTCGGAGACCGCCGTCATCTCGCTCGGCGGCGTGGTGGCGTTGAACGCGGTGCGCGTGGGCAGCTTCGACATCGACGCGTCGATCCAGTCCTATGTGCGCCGTGAGTTCGGCATCGCCATCGGGGAGCGCACGGCCGAAGAGATCAAGATGTCGGTGGGCAACGCCTTCCCCGAAGTCGAAGGGCTACCGCCCGGCGTCGAGGTGAGCGGGCGTGACCTCATGTCCGGTCTGCCCAAGACCGTGATCCTCACGCCCGAAGTCGTGCGCGAGGCGATCGAAGAGAACGTAAAGGCCATGACCGAGTCGGTGCTGCAGTGCCTGGCGCAGGCGCCGCCCGAGTTGGCCCAAGACCTCATCGAGCAGGGCATTCACCTCGTCGGCGGCGGCGGCATGCTGCACGGCCTCGACAAGCGCATCGCAGTGGAAGCCCAGATTCCGGTGCACCTCGTCGACGCCCCGCTCGAGTGCGTCGTGCTCGGCGCCGGGAAGTGCCTTGAATCCTTCGAGTCCTTGCGAGTGATGTTCATGGGCGCCGACCGCTAG
- a CDS encoding DUF916 domain-containing protein has protein sequence MKKWRRLGLALAAALALGATAPPAHAAKPAKSTTTTTAPGTRDPIDEPIGSDTVVNAWAVAPVGPSVDPTQPSERPFLTYSVTPGQVIHDEVVLYNYSNVPLDFRLYPTDAFNNEQGAFDALPANQKAKDVGTWVKVDQENLALPAKTQAVVPITVAVPRQAAPGDHAGAILASSIAQGTGPDGQVVNVDRRTGTRMYIRVAGKLTPQLTITKVTNTYKPSLNPFSGKSVVSYRVENQGNVRLAGKHRVSASGLFGLGKKNTKQADVPELLPGQGVTLHATFSGMPATFLDFATAKVDPDDVLAHHLGVTSRSAATLAVPWSVIALATIVALSLYARRSYRRRTAGE, from the coding sequence ATGAAGAAGTGGCGACGACTCGGGCTGGCCCTGGCCGCCGCTCTCGCGCTCGGCGCGACCGCTCCGCCGGCCCACGCCGCGAAGCCCGCGAAGTCGACGACGACAACGACCGCTCCCGGTACCCGCGATCCGATCGACGAGCCGATCGGCTCGGATACCGTCGTCAACGCGTGGGCCGTCGCACCGGTGGGGCCGTCGGTCGACCCCACCCAGCCGAGCGAGCGCCCGTTCCTCACGTATTCGGTGACGCCGGGACAAGTCATCCACGACGAGGTCGTCCTCTACAACTATTCGAACGTGCCGCTCGACTTCCGGCTGTATCCCACAGACGCGTTCAACAACGAGCAGGGTGCCTTCGACGCGCTGCCGGCGAATCAGAAGGCCAAAGACGTCGGTACGTGGGTCAAGGTCGACCAGGAGAACCTGGCGCTGCCGGCCAAGACGCAGGCGGTGGTGCCGATCACCGTGGCGGTGCCGCGCCAGGCGGCCCCCGGTGACCACGCGGGTGCAATCCTGGCCTCGAGCATCGCGCAGGGCACCGGCCCCGACGGCCAGGTCGTCAACGTCGACCGTCGCACCGGTACGCGCATGTACATCCGCGTCGCCGGCAAGCTGACGCCGCAGCTGACGATCACCAAAGTCACCAACACGTACAAGCCGTCGCTCAACCCGTTCTCCGGCAAGTCGGTCGTGTCCTACCGCGTCGAGAACCAGGGCAACGTGCGGCTGGCGGGCAAGCACCGCGTGTCGGCCAGCGGGCTGTTCGGGCTCGGCAAGAAGAACACGAAGCAGGCCGACGTGCCCGAGTTGCTCCCTGGTCAAGGCGTCACGCTGCACGCCACGTTCTCCGGCATGCCGGCGACCTTTCTCGACTTCGCCACCGCCAAGGTCGATCCCGACGACGTGCTGGCGCACCATCTCGGCGTGACGTCGCGGAGCGCGGCGACCCTCGCCGTTCCCTGGAGCGTGATCGCGCTCGCGACCATCGTCGCGTTGAGCCTCTACGCCCGACGGTCGTACCGAAGGCGCACCGCCGGGGAATGA
- a CDS encoding trypsin-like peptidase domain-containing protein yields the protein MDPLDSPGDESERGWVDPDDRLWRHPSEIGASLAARTAAPATRPKSPNAWAVAGLAGAIGALLTAGLIAAVGGFSTRELPVRSVEHVAVGQNVSARLSDSTDPAVAVAQKLRPSIVQVTGDTDSGKVSGSGVVFRDDGHILTNHHVVDGASNVKVIAADGRALDARIVGSDEDTDIAVLKVNAEMPAATLGSVRNVQVGEQAIAIGSPLGLEGGPSVTVGVVSALDRPFDTPDGPLLVDMIQTDAPISPGSSGGALVDAAGNVIGITTGIAVGGGDAITAQGLGFATPIDIARDVAEQIVTTGKVVHIWLGVRGEDLDPAMAKTLGVDGGALVREVVSGSPAARAGIKSQDVIMTVNGKPVQSMADVVVSVRGRKAGDSVKVTVWRGLHAHTFTVVLQPRD from the coding sequence GTGGATCCGCTCGACTCGCCCGGCGACGAGTCCGAGCGCGGCTGGGTCGACCCCGACGACCGCCTCTGGCGTCATCCGTCCGAGATCGGGGCGTCGCTGGCGGCCCGGACCGCCGCCCCCGCCACCCGCCCGAAGTCACCCAACGCGTGGGCTGTCGCCGGGCTGGCCGGCGCCATAGGCGCGCTGCTCACCGCCGGGTTGATCGCGGCCGTCGGCGGGTTCTCGACGCGTGAACTGCCGGTACGCAGCGTCGAACACGTCGCCGTCGGCCAGAACGTGAGCGCCCGCCTTTCGGACAGCACCGACCCCGCCGTCGCGGTGGCGCAAAAGCTGCGGCCCTCCATCGTGCAGGTCACCGGCGACACCGACAGCGGCAAGGTCAGCGGCTCGGGCGTCGTGTTCCGCGACGACGGCCACATCCTCACGAATCATCACGTGGTCGACGGCGCGTCGAACGTGAAGGTGATCGCCGCCGACGGTCGCGCCCTCGACGCCCGCATCGTCGGCAGCGACGAGGACACCGACATCGCCGTGCTGAAGGTCAACGCCGAGATGCCGGCCGCCACGCTCGGCAGCGTGCGCAACGTGCAGGTCGGCGAGCAGGCGATCGCCATCGGTTCGCCCCTCGGTCTCGAGGGCGGACCTTCGGTGACCGTGGGCGTCGTGAGCGCGCTCGATCGCCCCTTCGACACGCCCGACGGCCCGCTGCTCGTCGACATGATCCAGACCGACGCGCCGATCTCGCCCGGCTCGTCGGGCGGCGCGCTCGTCGACGCCGCCGGCAACGTTATCGGCATCACGACGGGCATCGCCGTCGGCGGCGGCGACGCCATCACCGCACAGGGTCTCGGGTTCGCCACGCCGATCGACATCGCGCGCGACGTCGCCGAACAGATCGTGACGACCGGCAAGGTCGTACACATCTGGCTCGGCGTGCGCGGCGAAGACCTCGACCCGGCAATGGCCAAGACGCTCGGCGTCGACGGTGGCGCCCTCGTGCGCGAAGTCGTGAGCGGGAGTCCCGCTGCCCGCGCCGGCATCAAGAGCCAGGACGTGATCATGACCGTCAACGGCAAGCCGGTGCAGTCGATGGCCGACGTCGTCGTGTCGGTGCGCGGCCGCAAAGCCGGCGACAGCGTGAAGGTGACGGTGTGGCGCGGCTTGCACGCCCACACCTTCACCGTGGTGCTCCAGCCCCGCGACTAA
- a CDS encoding NAD-dependent epimerase/dehydratase family protein, translating to MATTAVLGAHTSVGAAIARRLRNTGHAVIDANASGSAIELKATLAGASAVVHAADPSATEEVLDAAAGIGADHVVLLSTAAVYGAWADNPVPLTEDAIMRPNPGIDEVFARAEIERRAHEWAADHPACRVTILRPCTVVVPGGPDWPAAEFDGVSGLGSGDGTRPVQFLHVEDLAAAVAVVLDNGITGVRNVAPAGWITEDEARALSGGRVVALPEQVRNVARRLRLGKTIDRGTAALTQHPWVVASDALRSEGWTPVYDNREALVATRRPTWYQRLSPTKRQELSMVAIGGAAATGLAAAGIAIARRMRKP from the coding sequence ATGGCGACGACGGCAGTTCTCGGGGCACATACGTCAGTAGGCGCCGCGATCGCACGGCGCCTGCGCAACACCGGGCACGCGGTGATCGACGCCAACGCGTCGGGATCGGCCATCGAACTGAAGGCCACGCTCGCCGGCGCCAGTGCGGTGGTGCACGCCGCCGACCCGTCGGCCACCGAGGAGGTGCTCGACGCCGCGGCCGGCATCGGCGCCGACCACGTGGTGCTGCTGTCGACCGCGGCGGTCTACGGCGCCTGGGCCGACAACCCCGTCCCGCTGACCGAGGACGCGATCATGCGACCCAACCCCGGCATCGACGAGGTGTTCGCCCGGGCCGAGATCGAGCGGCGGGCTCACGAGTGGGCGGCCGACCATCCGGCGTGCCGCGTCACCATCCTGCGGCCCTGCACCGTCGTCGTGCCCGGTGGACCCGACTGGCCCGCGGCTGAGTTCGACGGTGTCTCGGGGCTCGGCTCGGGTGACGGGACGCGTCCGGTGCAGTTCCTCCACGTCGAGGATCTCGCGGCGGCGGTGGCCGTCGTGCTCGACAACGGCATCACCGGCGTGCGCAACGTCGCCCCAGCCGGTTGGATCACCGAGGACGAGGCGCGGGCGCTGTCGGGCGGGCGCGTGGTGGCGCTGCCCGAGCAGGTGCGCAACGTCGCCCGTCGGCTTCGCCTCGGCAAGACGATCGACCGCGGCACCGCCGCGCTGACGCAACACCCGTGGGTGGTGGCGAGCGACGCGTTGCGCAGCGAAGGCTGGACGCCGGTGTACGACAACCGCGAGGCACTCGTCGCCACCCGCCGGCCCACCTGGTACCAGCGGCTGTCGCCCACGAAGCGTCAGGAACTGTCGATGGTGGCCATCGGCGGCGCGGCGGCGACGGGTCTGGCGGCGGCGGGCATCGCCATCGCCCGGCGCATGCGCAAGCCCTAG
- a CDS encoding class E sortase has product MGSTKRLIIVLVAGMALSLFGAAVIQRQEKFADSPLLASAVPTTTSTTEPPTTTTAPVAVTRPSRPVSAPANAYAAEPIVRIGTIEIPKIGLVHPIFHGISLRNIDQGPSHWPGTAMPGEVGNTVFAGHRVTHTHPFLRINELVPGDLVIFHINGVKSTYSVTGSEVVFPNNLSIVDQTDTATGTLFACHPPHSAKQRYVVHLALVDSVAE; this is encoded by the coding sequence GTGGGAAGCACGAAGCGCCTGATCATCGTGCTCGTCGCCGGGATGGCGCTGTCGCTGTTCGGCGCCGCCGTCATCCAGCGGCAGGAGAAGTTCGCCGACAGCCCGCTGCTCGCGTCGGCGGTCCCGACCACGACGAGCACCACCGAGCCCCCGACGACGACCACCGCACCCGTCGCGGTGACGCGCCCGTCGCGGCCGGTTTCGGCACCGGCCAACGCGTACGCCGCTGAGCCGATTGTCCGGATCGGCACGATCGAGATTCCCAAGATCGGCCTCGTGCACCCGATCTTCCACGGCATCTCGCTGCGCAACATCGACCAAGGCCCGAGCCACTGGCCGGGTACGGCCATGCCGGGCGAAGTCGGCAACACGGTGTTCGCCGGCCACCGCGTCACGCACACGCACCCGTTCCTGCGCATCAACGAACTCGTGCCGGGCGACCTGGTCATCTTCCACATCAACGGCGTGAAGTCGACGTACAGCGTGACGGGCTCTGAAGTCGTGTTCCCGAACAACCTGTCGATCGTCGACCAGACCGACACGGCGACAGGGACCCTGTTCGCCTGCCACCCGCCGCACTCGGCGAAGCAGCGCTACGTGGTGCACCTCGCCCTCGTCGACTCCGTCGCCGAGTAA
- a CDS encoding S16 family serine protease, giving the protein MPGPLSWSPPERPKKSWWTLAGLPIIALGLVLLVVSTIELPYVELAPGGASPINPLLKVPAQYEHKPKASFLLMTVSLQSVVRPFDLVRDYFDPDIEVISRKEIYGTSSKQQYNQQATQDMDDSKENAVVLALRTLNYPVPEHGAGALIGALSSGQVPATGQLAAGDVITAVDSTPTALASDAISALQRHKSGDNVTLTVTKADKSVTHPVIRLGSRTETSCSIAVVSGAVPCLGVSLATKDHKFDLPFPVSIDTSGVGGPSAGLAFTLALIDELTPGELTGGRNVAVTGTIDLDGTVGDVGGVVQKTAAARHSGATLFLVPPGEFATAKAHAGKHLKVVQVTTLSDALAALRANGGEALPK; this is encoded by the coding sequence GTGCCAGGACCGCTCAGCTGGTCGCCGCCCGAGCGCCCGAAGAAGAGCTGGTGGACCCTCGCCGGCCTGCCGATCATCGCGCTCGGACTCGTCCTGCTCGTCGTGAGCACCATCGAGTTGCCCTACGTCGAGCTCGCCCCCGGCGGCGCGTCGCCGATCAACCCGCTGCTCAAGGTGCCGGCGCAGTACGAGCACAAGCCCAAGGCGAGCTTCCTGCTGATGACGGTGTCGCTCCAGTCCGTGGTGCGTCCCTTCGACCTCGTGCGCGACTACTTCGACCCCGACATCGAGGTGATCTCGCGCAAGGAGATCTACGGGACGTCGAGCAAGCAGCAGTACAACCAGCAGGCCACCCAGGACATGGACGATTCGAAGGAGAACGCCGTCGTCCTGGCGCTGCGCACGCTCAACTACCCCGTGCCCGAACACGGTGCCGGGGCGCTTATCGGGGCGCTGTCGTCGGGCCAGGTGCCGGCGACGGGCCAGCTGGCGGCCGGCGACGTCATCACCGCCGTCGACAGCACGCCCACCGCGCTGGCCTCCGACGCCATCAGCGCGTTGCAGCGTCACAAGTCGGGCGACAACGTCACCCTTACCGTCACCAAGGCGGACAAGTCGGTCACCCATCCGGTGATCCGCCTCGGCAGCCGCACCGAGACCTCGTGTTCGATCGCGGTGGTGTCGGGAGCGGTGCCGTGCCTCGGCGTGTCGCTCGCCACCAAGGACCACAAGTTCGACCTGCCGTTCCCGGTGTCGATCGACACGAGCGGCGTCGGCGGTCCGTCGGCGGGCCTGGCCTTCACCCTGGCGCTGATCGACGAGTTGACGCCCGGCGAACTGACCGGCGGGCGCAACGTCGCGGTCACGGGCACGATCGACCTCGACGGCACCGTCGGCGACGTGGGCGGCGTCGTGCAGAAAACCGCGGCGGCGCGCCATTCCGGCGCGACGCTGTTCCTCGTGCCTCCCGGAGAATTCGCCACCGCCAAGGCCCACGCCGGCAAGCACCTCAAGGTCGTGCAAGTGACAACGTTGTCCGACGCCCTGGCGGCGCTGCGGGCGAACGGAGGCGAGGCGCTGCCGAAGTAA
- a CDS encoding HEAT repeat domain-containing protein: MSSGETPASAPRRRAAALAGHTGDADAARALLDDADPAVRATAYAALDRLGALDGALLLRALSDAHPDVRRRAATLAARTTAGAEVADALLELLGDDESLVAEAAAWALGEWEADNPRLDDTIAALRTMTTSHEEPLCREAAVAALGAIGDARGLDAILIACSDKPAVRRRAVLALAPFEGDAVEAAIDRALTDRDWQVRQAAEDLRR, from the coding sequence ATGTCCAGCGGCGAAACTCCTGCTTCGGCGCCCCGCCGGCGCGCCGCCGCCCTGGCCGGCCACACCGGCGACGCCGACGCGGCGCGGGCGTTGCTCGACGACGCCGACCCGGCGGTGCGGGCCACGGCGTACGCCGCGCTGGACCGGCTCGGCGCCCTCGACGGCGCGTTGCTGCTGCGGGCGCTCAGCGACGCGCACCCCGACGTGCGCCGGCGCGCCGCGACGCTGGCGGCGCGGACCACCGCCGGGGCGGAGGTCGCCGACGCGCTGCTGGAGTTGCTCGGCGACGACGAGTCGCTGGTAGCCGAGGCCGCGGCGTGGGCCCTGGGAGAATGGGAGGCGGACAACCCGCGCCTCGACGACACCATCGCCGCCCTGCGCACCATGACGACGAGTCACGAAGAGCCGCTGTGCCGCGAGGCCGCTGTCGCCGCCCTCGGCGCCATCGGCGACGCCCGCGGCCTCGACGCCATCCTCATCGCCTGCAGCGACAAGCCGGCCGTGCGCCGCCGCGCCGTGCTCGCCCTCGCGCCCTTCGAGGGCGACGCCGTCGAAGCTGCCATCGACCGCGCCCTCACCGACCGCGACTGGCAGGTCCGCCAGGCCGCCGAAGACCTCCGCCGCTAA
- a CDS encoding fibronectin type III domain-containing protein, protein MHTRLKRALAAATGLALAAGVAPFLNVSPAFADGTLSGAATIKTSGGAANLQSGDGSTTFTLRPTAGAVCPGDGTAGYRVQTYMVPNSVDTTKLEFDSGGPLVPPTYAGQSVGSTFIQPLYTTTGSPILNQAPNAGDGAILPLPDANFEVFSPGDIPAGVYKLGIACTLGSASATQLKNFYEVKMTVSSPGGGNANIHWENGTAPDPSTITSVTPGTTTATSGQASVAFTNPAANPALTDCVIEVGTTPGGSEFNSGVSGSCTSPRTVTGLAYGTQYYFRLHTVNSVGISADSNELSGTPVRAAVANLSATPSPNTVTLNWDDATLLGTDSYNVDYCTLPATSPCLPASAGHVATDTRSTSDDTVGSLVAGQLYTFTVTYGAAGTSLASSVQSTPLSNAILLQDITVGRPNGTLVLTQVCGKWDAMPAETAQYGFPGGLDASAASATGSQPTGENATSYGQYPYPQNPDGTPNATYPTHCGIALGNAKLVAGPGAAGTNGVGQFFAAEGRLNQVTVVDTRDTDPGWTVNFAMSDLTNQSDATTISGNELGWTAQKTDTPAFQDGYGQTYDQVVNYVTQTEVPNTQGSAGAGTAQAVIQAPDATPGLGIATLDARIKLLIPIHAHNGNYAGTLTINAL, encoded by the coding sequence TTGCATACTCGCCTTAAGCGCGCCCTCGCGGCAGCCACGGGTCTTGCCCTGGCCGCCGGTGTGGCGCCCTTCCTGAACGTGTCGCCCGCTTTCGCGGACGGCACGCTCAGCGGTGCTGCGACCATCAAAACCTCTGGTGGTGCTGCCAACCTCCAGAGCGGTGATGGCTCGACGACCTTCACGCTGCGTCCGACTGCCGGCGCCGTGTGTCCGGGTGACGGCACTGCCGGTTATCGCGTCCAGACCTACATGGTCCCGAACTCGGTCGACACGACCAAGCTGGAGTTCGACTCCGGCGGTCCGCTCGTGCCGCCGACCTACGCTGGTCAGAGCGTCGGCTCGACGTTCATCCAGCCGCTGTACACCACGACGGGTTCGCCCATCCTGAACCAGGCGCCCAACGCTGGTGACGGTGCGATCCTGCCCCTGCCCGATGCCAACTTCGAGGTGTTCTCGCCCGGCGACATCCCCGCCGGCGTCTACAAGCTCGGCATCGCCTGCACCCTCGGGTCGGCGAGCGCCACGCAGCTGAAGAACTTCTACGAAGTGAAGATGACGGTGTCGTCGCCCGGCGGCGGCAACGCCAACATCCACTGGGAGAACGGCACCGCCCCGGATCCGTCGACGATCACGTCGGTGACCCCGGGTACGACGACCGCCACCAGCGGCCAGGCGTCGGTTGCCTTCACGAACCCCGCCGCCAACCCGGCGCTGACCGACTGCGTCATCGAAGTCGGCACGACGCCCGGCGGTTCCGAGTTCAACTCCGGCGTCAGCGGTTCGTGCACCTCGCCGCGCACCGTCACCGGTCTGGCCTACGGCACGCAGTACTACTTCCGCCTGCACACGGTGAACTCGGTGGGCATCAGCGCTGACTCGAACGAACTCAGCGGCACGCCCGTTCGCGCGGCGGTCGCCAATCTGTCGGCCACGCCGTCACCGAACACCGTCACCCTCAACTGGGACGACGCCACCCTGCTCGGCACCGACAGCTACAACGTCGACTATTGCACGCTGCCGGCCACCAGCCCTTGCCTGCCGGCTTCGGCGGGTCACGTGGCGACCGACACGCGCAGCACGTCCGACGACACCGTCGGCTCGCTCGTGGCCGGTCAGCTCTACACCTTCACGGTGACCTACGGCGCCGCCGGCACCTCGCTGGCGTCGTCGGTGCAGAGCACCCCGCTGTCGAATGCCATCCTGCTCCAGGACATCACCGTTGGTCGTCCGAACGGCACGCTCGTGCTGACGCAGGTGTGCGGCAAGTGGGATGCCATGCCGGCCGAGACGGCGCAGTACGGCTTCCCGGGCGGCCTCGACGCCTCGGCGGCCAGCGCCACCGGTTCGCAGCCCACGGGTGAGAACGCCACGTCGTATGGCCAGTACCCGTACCCGCAGAACCCCGACGGCACGCCGAACGCGACGTACCCGACGCACTGCGGCATCGCCCTCGGCAACGCCAAGCTCGTCGCCGGTCCGGGTGCTGCGGGCACCAACGGCGTCGGTCAGTTCTTCGCCGCCGAAGGTCGCCTCAACCAGGTGACCGTCGTCGACACTCGTGACACCGACCCGGGCTGGACCGTCAACTTCGCCATGAGCGACCTGACGAACCAGAGCGACGCCACCACGATCAGCGGCAACGAACTCGGTTGGACCGCCCAGAAGACCGACACTCCGGCCTTCCAGGACGGCTACGGCCAGACCTACGACCAGGTGGTCAACTACGTGACCCAGACGGAGGTCCCGAACACCCAGGGCAGCGCAGGTGCGGGCACGGCGCAGGCCGTGATCCAGGCGCCGGATGCAACCCCGGGTCTCGGTATCGCCACCCTGGACGCGCGGATCAAGCTCCTCATCCCGATCCACGCCCACAACGGCAACTACGCCGGCACGCTGACCATCAACGCCCTGTAG